The proteins below come from a single Mastacembelus armatus unplaced genomic scaffold, fMasArm1.2, whole genome shotgun sequence genomic window:
- the LOC113133280 gene encoding Schwann cell myelin protein-like isoform X1 yields MDNQRKICLLLAVIFCSPVFSEDWKAHVVQNLDALVSSCIVVPCSFSHPKTGLPSSKLRGIWHLKSDHKKIIYYEDQTRVDDNFKGRTRLLGHLGQDNCTLEMVEIKNHDNGPFCFRIELVETAQPTKDMFSFVEECVSFKMLPEPPKPSLNLPEKIIQGRPCSVTCSIFHTCSTHMPKITWSRTSDEITEVHRELQLGNWEVLSTLILIPDEKDDHNEITCTVAFHGGKTSFTTSKIYVKRTENFNHIIIPTVVGLGTAVIFGVLCIFMVKKYKTRIAELQSQDGSMWNRLSRMSHRIRSGGPAPPRSEQRRSIWGRFSRRQRGDVVDVRSVPNNMSSQICDSKNASKPRFPSPKSQAKSCHYKEDVEDDDYVNTAELNVYGNL; encoded by the exons ATGGACAACCAGAGAAAGATCTGTCTGCTTTTAGCAG tcATTTTCTGCAGCCCAGTGTTCAGTGAAGACTGGAAGGCCCATGTTGTCCAAAACCTTGATGCACTGGTTTCGTCATGTATTGTTGTACCCTGTTCATTCAGCCATCCTAAAACTGGCCTGCCCAGCTCCAAACTCAGAGGGATCTGGCATCTTAAAAGTGACCATAAGAAAATCATCTATTACGAGGATCAGACGAGAGTCGATGACAACTTTAAGGGGCGCACACGTTTATTGGGACATCTGGGTCAGGACAACTGCACCTTAGAAATGGTTGAAATTAAAAATCATGACAATGGCCCCTTCTGTTTCCGGATTGAACTGGTAGAGACTGCCCAACCCACCAAAGACATGTTCTCCTTTGTCGAGGAGTGTGTCTCGTTCAAAATGCTTC CTGAGCCCCCAAAACCTAGTCTGAATCTACCAGAGAAAATCATTCAGGGACGTCCCTGTTCAGTCACCTGTTCAATTTTTCACACCTGTTCCACCCACATGCCTAAAATCACATGGAGTAGGACCTCTGATGAGATCACTGAGGTTCATAGAGAATTGCAACTGGGCAACTGGGAGGTACTGTCCACGCTGATCTTGATTCCTGACGAGAAGGATGACCACAACGAGATCACCTGCACAGTCGCATTTCATGGAGGGAAGACATCCTTCACCACATCTAAAATCTATGTAAAAC GTACAGAAAATTTTAACCACATCATCATTCCCACTGTAGTGGGGCTTGGCACAGCTGTGATCTTTGGAGTCTTATGCATATTCATGGTGAAAAAATACAA GACACGCATTGCGGAGCTCCAAAGTCAGGATGGCAG CATGTGGAACCGGCTGTCCAGGATGTCTCAcag GATTCGTTCCGGTGGCCCAGCTCCACCTCGTTCTGAGCAAAG AAGATCTATTTGGGGCAGATTTTCACG AAGGCAGAGGGGGGACGTGGTGGATGTGCGTTCTGT GCCCAACAATATGAGTTCACAAATTTGTGACAGCAAGAACGCCTCCAAGCCTCGTTTCCCATCACCCAAAAG CCAAGCAAAATCATGTCATTACAAAGAG GACGTCGAGGATGATGATTATGTAAACACTGCAGAACTCAACGTTTATGGGaatttgtga
- the LOC113133280 gene encoding Schwann cell myelin protein-like isoform X2, whose product MDNQRKICLLLAVIFCSPVFSEDWKAHVVQNLDALVSSCIVVPCSFSHPKTGLPSSKLRGIWHLKSDHKKIIYYEDQTRVDDNFKGRTRLLGHLGQDNCTLEMVEIKNHDNGPFCFRIELVETAQPTKDMFSFVEECVSFKMLPEPPKPSLNLPEKIIQGRPCSVTCSIFHTCSTHMPKITWSRTSDEITEVHRELQLGNWEVLSTLILIPDEKDDHNEITCTVAFHGGKTSFTTSKIYVKRTENFNHIIIPTVVGLGTAVIFGVLCIFMVKKYKTRIAELQSQDGSMWNRLSRMSHRIRSGGPAPPRSEQRSIWGRFSRRQRGDVVDVRSVPNNMSSQICDSKNASKPRFPSPKSQAKSCHYKEDVEDDDYVNTAELNVYGNL is encoded by the exons ATGGACAACCAGAGAAAGATCTGTCTGCTTTTAGCAG tcATTTTCTGCAGCCCAGTGTTCAGTGAAGACTGGAAGGCCCATGTTGTCCAAAACCTTGATGCACTGGTTTCGTCATGTATTGTTGTACCCTGTTCATTCAGCCATCCTAAAACTGGCCTGCCCAGCTCCAAACTCAGAGGGATCTGGCATCTTAAAAGTGACCATAAGAAAATCATCTATTACGAGGATCAGACGAGAGTCGATGACAACTTTAAGGGGCGCACACGTTTATTGGGACATCTGGGTCAGGACAACTGCACCTTAGAAATGGTTGAAATTAAAAATCATGACAATGGCCCCTTCTGTTTCCGGATTGAACTGGTAGAGACTGCCCAACCCACCAAAGACATGTTCTCCTTTGTCGAGGAGTGTGTCTCGTTCAAAATGCTTC CTGAGCCCCCAAAACCTAGTCTGAATCTACCAGAGAAAATCATTCAGGGACGTCCCTGTTCAGTCACCTGTTCAATTTTTCACACCTGTTCCACCCACATGCCTAAAATCACATGGAGTAGGACCTCTGATGAGATCACTGAGGTTCATAGAGAATTGCAACTGGGCAACTGGGAGGTACTGTCCACGCTGATCTTGATTCCTGACGAGAAGGATGACCACAACGAGATCACCTGCACAGTCGCATTTCATGGAGGGAAGACATCCTTCACCACATCTAAAATCTATGTAAAAC GTACAGAAAATTTTAACCACATCATCATTCCCACTGTAGTGGGGCTTGGCACAGCTGTGATCTTTGGAGTCTTATGCATATTCATGGTGAAAAAATACAA GACACGCATTGCGGAGCTCCAAAGTCAGGATGGCAG CATGTGGAACCGGCTGTCCAGGATGTCTCAcag GATTCGTTCCGGTGGCCCAGCTCCACCTCGTTCTGAGCAAAG ATCTATTTGGGGCAGATTTTCACG AAGGCAGAGGGGGGACGTGGTGGATGTGCGTTCTGT GCCCAACAATATGAGTTCACAAATTTGTGACAGCAAGAACGCCTCCAAGCCTCGTTTCCCATCACCCAAAAG CCAAGCAAAATCATGTCATTACAAAGAG GACGTCGAGGATGATGATTATGTAAACACTGCAGAACTCAACGTTTATGGGaatttgtga
- the LOC113133280 gene encoding Schwann cell myelin protein-like isoform X3: MDNQRKICLLLAVIFCSPVFSEDWKAHVVQNLDALVSSCIVVPCSFSHPKTGLPSSKLRGIWHLKSDHKKIIYYEDQTRVDDNFKGRTRLLGHLGQDNCTLEMVEIKNHDNGPFCFRIELVETAQPTKDMFSFVEECVSFKMLPEPPKPSLNLPEKIIQGRPCSVTCSIFHTCSTHMPKITWSRTSDEITEVHRELQLGNWEVLSTLILIPDEKDDHNEITCTVAFHGGKTSFTTSKIYVKRTENFNHIIIPTVVGLGTAVIFGVLCIFMVKKYKTRIAELQSQDGSMWNRLSRMSHRIRSGGPAPPRSEQRRQRGDVVDVRSVPNNMSSQICDSKNASKPRFPSPKSQAKSCHYKEDVEDDDYVNTAELNVYGNL; encoded by the exons ATGGACAACCAGAGAAAGATCTGTCTGCTTTTAGCAG tcATTTTCTGCAGCCCAGTGTTCAGTGAAGACTGGAAGGCCCATGTTGTCCAAAACCTTGATGCACTGGTTTCGTCATGTATTGTTGTACCCTGTTCATTCAGCCATCCTAAAACTGGCCTGCCCAGCTCCAAACTCAGAGGGATCTGGCATCTTAAAAGTGACCATAAGAAAATCATCTATTACGAGGATCAGACGAGAGTCGATGACAACTTTAAGGGGCGCACACGTTTATTGGGACATCTGGGTCAGGACAACTGCACCTTAGAAATGGTTGAAATTAAAAATCATGACAATGGCCCCTTCTGTTTCCGGATTGAACTGGTAGAGACTGCCCAACCCACCAAAGACATGTTCTCCTTTGTCGAGGAGTGTGTCTCGTTCAAAATGCTTC CTGAGCCCCCAAAACCTAGTCTGAATCTACCAGAGAAAATCATTCAGGGACGTCCCTGTTCAGTCACCTGTTCAATTTTTCACACCTGTTCCACCCACATGCCTAAAATCACATGGAGTAGGACCTCTGATGAGATCACTGAGGTTCATAGAGAATTGCAACTGGGCAACTGGGAGGTACTGTCCACGCTGATCTTGATTCCTGACGAGAAGGATGACCACAACGAGATCACCTGCACAGTCGCATTTCATGGAGGGAAGACATCCTTCACCACATCTAAAATCTATGTAAAAC GTACAGAAAATTTTAACCACATCATCATTCCCACTGTAGTGGGGCTTGGCACAGCTGTGATCTTTGGAGTCTTATGCATATTCATGGTGAAAAAATACAA GACACGCATTGCGGAGCTCCAAAGTCAGGATGGCAG CATGTGGAACCGGCTGTCCAGGATGTCTCAcag GATTCGTTCCGGTGGCCCAGCTCCACCTCGTTCTGAGCAAAG AAGGCAGAGGGGGGACGTGGTGGATGTGCGTTCTGT GCCCAACAATATGAGTTCACAAATTTGTGACAGCAAGAACGCCTCCAAGCCTCGTTTCCCATCACCCAAAAG CCAAGCAAAATCATGTCATTACAAAGAG GACGTCGAGGATGATGATTATGTAAACACTGCAGAACTCAACGTTTATGGGaatttgtga
- the LOC113133299 gene encoding myelin-associated glycoprotein-like: protein MMMICLILAVIFCSPVFSEDWKAHVVQNLDALVSSCIVVPCSFSHPKTGLPSSKLRGIWHLKSDHKKIIYYEDQTRVDDNFKGRTRLLGHLGQDNCTLEMVEIKNHDNGPFCFRIELVETAQPTKDMFSFVEECVSFKMLSDTPKPSLTLPEKIIQGRPCSVTCSIRHTCSTHMPKITWSRTSDEITEVHRELHLGNWEVLSTLIFIPDEKDDHNKITCTVAFYGGKTVSATSKIYVKRAENYNHIIIPAAVGIGTAVIFGVFCILIVKKYKNRIAELQNQEGSMFNRLSRLSRRIRA, encoded by the exons atGATGATGATCTGTCTGATTTTGGCAG tcATTTTCTGCAGCCCAGTGTTCAGTGAAGACTGGAAGGCCCATGTTGTCCAAAACCTTGATGCACTGGTTTCGTCATGTATTGTTGTACCCTGTTCATTCAGCCATCCTAAAACTGGCCTGCCCAGCTCCAAACTCAGAGGGATCTGGCATTTAAAAAGTGACCATAAGAAAATCATCTATTACGAGGATCAGACAAGAGTCGATGACAACTTTAAGGGGCGCACACGTTTATTGGGACATCTGGGTCAGGACAACTGCACCTTAGAAATGGTTGAAATTAAAAATCATGACAATGGCCCCTTCTGTTTCCGGATTGAACTGGTAGAGACTGCCCAACCCACCAAAGACATGTTCTCCTTTGTCGAGGAGTGTGTCTCGTTCAAAATGCTTT CTGATACCCCAAAACCTAGTCTGACTCTACCAGAGAAAATCATTCAGGGACGTCCCTGTTCAGTCACCTGTTCAATTAGACACACCTGTTCCACCCACATGCCTAAAATCACATGGAGTAGGACCTCTGATGAGATCACTGAGGTTCATAGAGAATTGCATCTGGGCAACTGGGAGGTACTGTCCACGCTGATCTTCATTCCTGACGAGAAGGATGACCACAACAAGATCACCTGCACAGTCGCGTTTTATGGAGGGAAGACAGTCTCAGCCACATCTAAAATCTATGTAAAAC gTGCAGAAAACTACAACCACATCATCATTCCTGCTGCTGTAGGGATTGGCACTGCTGTGATCTTTGGAGTCTTCTGTATTTTGATAGTTAAAAAATACAA GAATCGCATTGCAGAGCTCCAAAATCAGGAAGGCAG CATGTTTAACCGGCTTTCCAGACTTTCTCGCAG GATCAGAGCCTGA